Part of the Nicotiana sylvestris chromosome 5, ASM39365v2, whole genome shotgun sequence genome is shown below.
GACTTCATTGAGAGCTCAACTTATTTACCTCTAGCAATTATTATATAGTTTTTCTTTCAACAACTATACTATTGACGTGTACAAAGGTGAGAATGTAAAACCTCAAGGAAATAGGACTTATGAAAGTTAtactcctttttttttccttcttttttctgcTTTGATATATCGTAACTCATCCACTTTAATATAAGCTGTGGATCAATACACGTAAGTTGCTTCGACTGACGTGATCGTTTCCATGTCAAGATGCTTAGATGTCAAACGGAGAACAAGACAATTTCTTGTAACGCAATTCCAATTTTATAATCAAATTCTATCTACAGTAAGAAAAGTATTTGGATAAACCGTTTACTTGTCCTTATCCTTGTCTACCATGTTGGGAAGTAGTTGATATGATTTGTGTCAAATGAAATTAGGTCCTCTACATATCTCCAAAATGACAGCCAAGTGACTAAGGAATCACAAATTCACTGTCTAATTGCATTGTTAAGAGTTCAAACCTCAAATTACCTGTCAATCTCTCGTCCAATTGAGTCTTTCCCATTCCGATGTTAATGGGCGAAAAAATATAGAGAAAACAGGTCTTTAGAGACAGAATATTCCTTGTAAATTTTAACAAGGAGCACAGAGATTCGAAATTACTAACAGAATTCATAGATGGCTTAGGGCAGTTGAAGAAGAAACACTATAATTCACATGTTGACACCACAAATTACAAAATCAATCGGGATGCACAAGGTTCCTAACAAAACAAATGTTCATATAAAGGCCAGAAAAGgactttaaaaagaaaaaaggagaaaagaaattaGAAGTAGAGGAATCAATGATAAGTCACTCATGTCATTATCGGAGAAAAGCAGCAAAAATACAATAAAACCCTTAGAGCAACAAAAGAAGAAGCAATCAAGATAAACATCCAATGCAATACAAAGTACAACGAGCTAAATTAGGTTTCCTTATTGCGGTTTAACTTAATCCCTTGTCCCTTTGACCCAGTGTTCCTCAAAAACATCAACTAGAGATTCCAACTTCAATATTCATGTACACAACTGCCTACTCTATACAAATTGCAAGTATGTTCTCCCAGATACCGCAATCTACCAATAAAAAGTCATTTCAGCACCTTTGTAGAATGGCCATCTCAAGCGCATAAAGATATCTCAGAATACAAAGATCGAGGCAGAATAGCAAGGCAATAAGCCATTCTCAAGCGCCAACAGCTTGATTTATTACGGAAGTTTCTGCTAGGCGGAACATAGTGATCTCTTGCTGCTTGAAGTACCGACGGTCCTCTTCATCAACAAGAACAAGATTCAGATAGTATTTCACACTAAATTTGTTGTTGATATTACGATATGTTGGAGTCAGTTCATATGGACTAAGGAAGAGTCTAATGGGTATTGATTCGCCTGTCAATCGAGCACAAACATCAACAATATATTAACCAAAAGTCAATGAAGAAGATAACTGCTCGACTATTAAAGTGTGACTGAATATACCTCTGACGGGAGCACCATCCATCAACTCAAACTTGGCCAGCGTTTCCGTTTCAACATGGGTATTTGCCCCAGAACCTGTTGATTCTCGGCGTCTGATCTCAAGATCCATGTTCTTAATCTTAATTCTTACaagaagaaaatatatttttcctATGATAACATCTTTCAGATGATACCTGGAATATTATATTGCACGTCAGAAGAGGCACTTCTAATCAGTAGATGCTTCCATGCGAAAAAACATTAACAAATACACAGAACATGAGCATGAGTTGTTTTTCAGGATTAGAGTGAACAAACAGACACTAATGCAAATCAAAGCTGTTCCCCTCATGCTAAAGCAACACATCTAAACTAGGAGTAAGTGATCTTCATAGTTATGATTGAACATTGTAATAGTTGAAAAGGTGGGGCATGAAAATCCAAAGACACAAACTACTATTAACGTTTTACTCACTTGCTTTTATTGTACTCGAACTCAATATGAAGGCAATCTTCAATTCCGACTTCCATCTGCAAATTTAAACAATAGAAACAGATAAGCACTCCTAGCAGTGCAATTCTCCTCTCCGATACCTATTGTGATCCTCAGATGTGAGTGTCTTGATATCATCACCATGTCAGCCACTTTGTTATAAGTACCATGTCCACTAGTCAGACTTTTGAGCCATTTCACTCCCAACCCAGCAAGCTGTCTAATATTGTTTTCCTTTTCATGTTTCCGTGTACAAGTTTAATGAAAATGTGGGTATTACCTTAATACCCACATTTAGAAAGGAATATTACCTTAATGTGAATGCAGAAAAATCTAGAAAGGAATATTACCTTAATACTATTGTTGATTGAAGGAGGTGGGCTGTAGTTGCGCACCTGATTCAAAGCCAGACGTAAACTCAGCAAGTACTCTTTCTTTAGAAGAATAAACTCAGCAAGTACTCAATATAGTAACACTCAAGATCTCCATGAAACAGGTTCAAAATTAACCAACTAGAAACGAATCTGAGATGCAGAAAGTATTATATAAATTCCATGCCGGCCCCTTCTCCGAACTTATTCTTTCTTTTGGTGGTTCCATCAAAATGCCCTATAgaacctttttttcttttccttttgtttgggTGAAATGCAAATTCAGAATGCCCTAGACTCTTTTATTCAAAGTAAAGAGGCAAAGGCTGCTAACTAGATAAATCTAATTTTGAGCAACCCTAAATGAGCAGTGAGGGTAGGCCATAAGATAATGTGAATTTTTGACAGGATACGTCAAGAACACAAGATTAATGAACTTTAACAATCCAACAAATCGAACGAAGGAAAATGTATGTCATAACTCATTAGGACTTCATAAGGTACGCCGACTATTTAAAATTGGCAAAATAAGAATGAGAGAGAGAATTTTACCACAAAGTCTTGACATTCAACTATGCTACCAGCATAACCACGGGTGATGGTAACTTTAAGGATATACCTAAAGCCAACACAAAATTCCAGAGATAATTGTCGTTAGTCCGGCATAAGATCTATCAAACTGCTGACATTTTAGCCAGAACACATGTAACATGGACGAACAGGAACAGTAAATTAGGAAAATTAATGGACATACGTACATGGACGACCAGGAACAGTAAATTAGGAAAATTAATGGACACACATACACTACACTACACCACAGTAGAATGCGCATTCTTTGATTCAAATCTCCATGACTAATTTCTGAAATCCTCATATGTTAGTCTTATTTCCCATTCAGCTCTTCAAAACTTATGCAAACCACTTTCAAAACCTCAATTAAATTGATACAGAATGAAAGCCCATTTTTATCTTTCTGGTTCAGTAATTGGTACTTCATACTTCATGTTCTTCTGGCTAGTTCGAGTATTTTCAGTAAACTGCCTCACTTTCACACATTTCAGATGCTAATATGCTCATCTTTAAAATGGCCAGCCACACTTCCTTTTTTTGGATAACTGGAAAATTCTCTAGGACCAGTGGCACACGGTTCAAAGCTTGTTAAATTAGTGGACCTACCCTTTAAATACCAAACTTTTGACTGCCGCAGGATTCAAACATATGAATTGCGTCTAAGCAACACACCACATGCTGCAATCTTACCACTAGACCTTGATTTCCATGAAAGAAAAGGGTCGGGCTGAGGGAGTATGTACATCACGATCAATACTTAGGAATACTTATAAGCTGTGGGGAGAATTTCAGCAGAATATTGAACCAAAAGTGGGGGATGGAAAGAGTATAAAGTTTTGGGAAGATACCTGGTTGGCAGTTGGGAAGTTTAAAGACAAGTTCCTATTTTGTATAGCCCAACTGTTAACAGTCTGCTTTATTGATTTGCAGGAAATGGTCGGTAGCTATCATTCAGGAGAAATTTCAATGACTAGGATGTTTCTGAAATCAGTCAATTTCTATTTTATTGGAGCATATTACTCTAGATGTTAGTAAGATGGATACTCGGATCTGCAACTTTAGCAGGACCGGAATACTTTCCTGTCAAGAGCTGCTACAGCATGCTGCAAGGAAACTGTAGCAATTGGGAGGTGGACTGTCCATGAAAAATGCTATGGAAGACTAAGGCACCTTCAAAGGTTGCGAGCTTTGACTGGGTGACTGCAGAAAATGCTTGTTTGACTCAAGAGCTGCTACAAAGGAGGGGCTTTCAACTGCACAGCAGATGCTTTTTTTGTGAGAAAGAACTAGTCTTCTAGTCATCTGTTTGCTTCACTGTGAAAGTACTTGGCGGATTTGGGCAATGTTCCTGAATATATTATGGTTGTCGCAAGATGTGAAGAGTCTTCTCCTTAGTTGGCAAGGACAGAAAGTTGGCAGCAGATCTAAGCTGATATGGAAGACTATCCCTTTATATGTCATGTGGAATATTTGGCTTGAAAGGAATAAAAGATGTTTTCAAGGAGAGAAACATGTATCTTTTGTAAAATATAGTGTTTACAGGGGGGGTATTAGAACAAGATTTTCTATGCATCCTGTCAAACATAAATAGAACaagattttgttttttgtttttttgaatgAAAGAATATAACAAGCTTTTCTTCAGAAAATAACTTCATGCTTTGACATCTTATCACCTCTCAGCATTCTATGGTGAGTTCCATAATTTGATAAACAAAGCCCTCCATGATCCATAAGTACCAAAACTTCTCTTGGAAATTGTAGGCAATCAGCTAGCCACCAAGGCAccaactttctttttttttttcttttttgataactGAAAAATCCCTGAAGCCCAATGATACACGGTTCGAAACTTGGTGAAAAATGCCCCCCCCCCCCTACTACCAATTTGCCTTTTGTGCACGTTATGAATTATGATTAATATACAACTAACTGATTAATTTGTTTGATCATGTCACAGAAATCATCCAACAAGCCAGAACTCTTCTTATATAATAATATCAAGATAGATTAATGCAACTTCACATATCAGAAAAACTATGCGACCTGTTCTGACTACCAATAAGTGTAGCTACAACTAATTAATAAGTTTCCATAAAATTTAATCCGAAATAGAACTGAGGAAAATAACCAGGATGCTATGATGTGCCCAACCTTGTTGGAATCATCACTAGTCTAGAATCAATCATATCGAACCGTGCGCTACTTGAGCTTAGGAATTTCCCATTTATCAGGAAAAAAAAATCTAGATTCAATCATATACAGTACCAAATAAACCTCTATGGCAGAAACAAACAATTAAAAATCCTttccaccaaaaaaaaaaaaaacaagggaGAAACTGAATAAAAGTATCATATATATGCTGCAAGGttccaaaacaaaagaaacttacCTAAGTCGGACATTAACACCATTATACGTTTCATAGGGCATTTCAACAGTTGAAAACTCAAAAGGATATGTTTTCCTTTCATAAATTTCACCAGGAACATCCAATTCTCGAACTACAAAAGAGAGAAATATTAAATGCAGAAAATGAAGCAATATATAAGGAAAAACCAGCAGGAAAAAGTACAAGGAAAGTTTGAGACCATAATTCTAAGTGGATGTCAGAGTATTTTATGTCAAATAACTTACAACACCTAAATAGCATACCCACTAAACAACAGCTCAAATGGAAATGCTTTAGCTCATTGAAGTCCAGCAAAGATAAGTAGAAATAACCTAACTTATAGGTTACCATGCCACAATTGGCAATTGAAGAACACCGAATATTGCGCTCTCTGACAAAAATCTGCAGCTAGATTGACAGGAAACTTGTCTCTCTGGACCATGGATAAATAAAGCAAAGCCGACGGTTCAAGCAAAAGAATGAATAGGCAGCCAGGCAGAACTATAATGCCATGACGGGACAACAACAGTAGTAGAAGAGAAAGGGAAAGGAGAGTCTAGCAACCTCAATTAATTTCCTAGGAAAAACCATTAAACAAAGTCTGCATAATGCACCTAAGAACAACAAAGGCTGTATAAAAAAACAGAAATCAATCATGATTCTCTATTCTTGACTATGAAGAATGTAAAATATTGAGAAGCTGCAAAATGTAGCATTCCGGCTAAAATTATAGTTAAATATGATAGGTTCTACAGATTATGACTCAACTTCTAAGACAAGTAAAGATCATAACAAAATAGAAACATTAGACTGCTCACCGAGGTCCCATGAACAGGAAGTATGAGAAACTCACAGCAAAATCAATGTACTAGAATACCCATAGACTCTAAAAGAATTAACACAATCTAACCTGATAGTAGCTCACAAGTCAGAAGCAACAGTCAAATTTAAACAAGACAACCAAGAAAACATGTGTCATCAGTTCACTCAGCTAAGCAATAAATTTTCCTGTTCTGCTTCCACTTGCATCATATATGATATACTTACCAAGGGATGTGAAGTCGTAAAAGTTTCCCCTGTCAAAGTACATTTCTGGACAAGAGAAAAAAGACAATAGCAACATGAATTAATTATCCACAGCAGGTATATCAGCCAAAAAAAAAGTCACAGATGTGATGTGCAATATCTAGAATGCTGCATAGCCAAATAAAGACTACAAATAAAACAATTATACCAGCAAGAGACCATACATTTACTGAACTAAAATTTTATAGCAAAGCAAACATGAACGTACAAAAGAGAAGCTGCGAGGAGGAAAGCTTGTTTTTCGTTTTGGATAAGTCAAGTAGATGTTCTAATTGTTATGCAGTTTAGCCGATAAAGACTATACACAGAAAAATTATACCAGCAATTTAACTGAACTATATAGTTTTTTTATCAATATCAGACCTGGAATGCTAGTTCTTCCTTTTTTGAATGTCACGCAGCAGGTTCCACACACACAATGAAACATCATAACCATGAATAGTGGTGATAAGGATAAAACAAGGAAAAAGGCAGGCTTATTCATTGAAGTATAGGATAATTAGTATGAAGATATAAGCATACTAACTGAAAACAAAGCTTTTTTTATAACCGAGAAATCCTCGAGGCCAATGGCACACAGTtcgaaactcggtggataatgggtccgcccctctacccttctccacttaaatgcCAGGCTTTGTTTGTGGCAGGGTTCGAACCAGTGACATGCGCTGGGAgttggaggggggggggggagggggtaaAAAAGCAGTTATTTCTGAAAGTCAATAGCAAGCAGCATGCAGTCTGCGCAACTGATAAGCAGAGTTTTTTTCTCCTTTGAGAAAGAAACAGGTAAGCAGAGCTTCACCGCAACCTTAGCTGAATTATCAGTTAGGAAAAGAGGTTACTTTAGTCCAACCCACTTCCCACACCTCaacgaaagaaaaaaaaatagaaagcaGATCATAGAAATCAATGGGTATATTGATATGTGGGGAGAGAGTTCAAACTGGAAAAGATCAATGTAATTTTAATCTCAACATTTGCCGTCAATGCACTTGATTGAGAAGGACACGAAACTGCAAATTGTTAAAAATTGTGACCAGTTGACAGCTCACCTATCTGGCCAAGAAGCTCAACTTTGATTCCATTATGTTCAACCTTCTTTCCTGATACTGGCTCTACAGAAATCTGAAGTCACAAGAAACTACATTCTCAAGAAAAGGTAAAGGATACCTTTCGACAAttaacaaaataaaagagaattatAAGAATCAAAAGTATGACACATGAAAAGTACCTTGCCAACAATGTTTTCTTGACTATGGAAAAGTGGGACCATAACAGTTTGACCATTTTCCTTCTTCAACGGAACCTAACAGAAAATAGATAATCAAGAATAGAACACAACAAGCAAACAGTAAAACAGAAAATAGATAATCAAGAATAGAACACAACAAGCCAACAGTAAACTTGTAAAGTGAAAACATCTCCAGTTTTGTTCTGACCGTTCAAATCAAAAAGATTGCacctattctttttcttttcaatttttttcaagTCATATAGGTTGCATCTATTTACATGCACATTCAAGTGCATTGCATCTTGTTTCACACTACATCTGATTTATGCTAATTAGACATATAACTGCCGCACACATCTGATCTGGAATTCAATATTCAACTTCTCCTTTTTAAAGTCTTTTTGTTGAGGCGTCCCAATAATGTAAAAGTAACATGCTTATTGTTATTACTTCCTCTATCGACCATTCTATTCTATTCCTTAACTCTAGGTTGCTAGATAACTTATATTGTTCACCACATAAACATGATATTATAGTTCTAATGCCACGAAGATAGAACTGCGCTTAAGGTTTGATGGTTTTTCTATATATTTAAAGAAGACATGTCATGTCCTTATTTTCTGATAACTACATTATCTGTCATGCAGAAATAGTTCTTTTTTGGGATAGGTGAGTCATGTAGAAATACTGTAACAAAGTCGATTAAAATAAGTTTTCATAGACATCTAGCAACAAGGTTGAACTTCGATCCACAATTGATGAATTTAATATCAAATAAAGAGACCAACTAGCAGCGTTTAGGTCATCAAAGGGGGGTTATTATCCCATGGAACAACAAACTGTTAGCCGAAACAAAGAAGAAACAATATATCAACTATGTTTCCCATCCAGTTTGTGAAACATATATTGAGCATTTTTTTACCTACTGGCTATCTTACACCACTGAAGACAAAATGTTTCCATCAACATGACTAAAGCTCCTGGTCAGCTAATAAAATGAAAATGACAAACAATAAGCACATCCATGAGCAGAAGTTTCTACACGCAACTGCAGATTATGGCATCAATCTCCGCCGACGGCTTCATCTTCATTGATAAGTGTTATAAACATGATAAGAGCTATAACCAAGAAACAAGACTAACACTGGTAACCTACCGGTTTCCGGGATTTCCCATCAGAAAATGTGATTGAGATGTTGCATGCTGGCTTGAACGCTCCAATGATATAATTCTGCAAGAAGGATGCCCGGTCATTTCAAAGACCAGTAATCATGGGCATATGGTTTAAAAGTTGGTATTTTAAGCATTAGTTTTGCATTAAGCATGCAGGAATATCAACACGCATCTATATACACGAGGTAGCCAGTAGCTGATGTTAAAATTGAAAGGCCAATTACACACTCGCACAGATAGGTAATTAGACATAcatgtatatgtgtgtgtgtgtgcgcgcgcgtGCGCAATCACACACACAGAGAGCTATGTGGTAGCATAAGAAGCATATGTCCAACAACAATAAGCAATTGGTGAAACTTTACCATGTTATAAGAACTGCGAACTGGACCAACACTCTATCTTAGAAGAACCTGCATATGACACATACTTCAAGATTAGAGCTTGCAACATAGGAATAGCTACATACAGTTCATTCTAAAAAGTTACTTACAGATGTTAACTATCATGTTCTTTAAACACACCAGCATTAACAAGGGATCCAAATGGATAGACGTATTTGCAGTTGAAGGGGCATTTTTAAATCAGATTAAAAGGTACGATATTGAAATCATTATTCAGTAATCTAAATGTATTTGTAAGACTTGAATTTACGGCTTTCTTACTGAAAACTCACAATGTAACAATTAAAGATCTCGACTTTAGGccttcttttctcttcttctttttttctaatCTTCCAGGAATTAGTCaataagaaataaaataagattAATACTTCATAAGAAATTTGAAGTCAACATCAAATGTGAAGAAAATAAGAACGCAAATAAAGTTGTGAGATCACAAACAACAGTGAGAAATCGGGATGTAGCCACTCGTTCATGCATTGGGAGCAAACGCATAGAATTAATACCAGTTCATCAAAAGAATTGAAATACAATTCAGAAATTCGCATTCTAAACTAAATTTCGTAGGAAGAAAGGAATTAGGGTTTTACTGATTAGATGAGGAATTAGGAAATTTGAAGAGGAAGAGAAAACGGAGGAGCTTGTTAGCTTACAGCTGGATTTCGCCGAACAAAGAGATCGTGAAAGAGCTCGCCGGGAGAGGAGCAAGTGTGCAGAGGAGGTAGAGTGGTCGATCAAGCCGAGATGGCAGATGTGTTACAAGTACCCTCAACAATGGTTTTGTTTGACTGTTGCATACGAGCAGGGTTCCTACAAAAATACAAAAGTGGAACCAAACCGAAGAAggtgaaaaataaaattaaaaaaacataccaacataaaaggaaaaaaagaaatattgtcattaatatattatattatggatgttcatttagtacttcgttgtaaataagctttctgaaaaagcttatccatatgggactccgccgtaaatatgtttatctatttagtactcta
Proteins encoded:
- the LOC104234232 gene encoding vacuolar protein sorting-associated protein 26A, with the protein product MNYIIGAFKPACNISITFSDGKSRKPVPLKKENGQTVMVPLFHSQENIVGKISVEPVSGKKVEHNGIKVELLGQIEMYFDRGNFYDFTSLVRELDVPGEIYERKTYPFEFSTVEMPYETYNGVNVRLRYILKVTITRGYAGSIVECQDFVVRNYSPPPSINNSIKMEVGIEDCLHIEFEYNKSKYHLKDVIIGKIYFLLVRIKIKNMDLEIRRRESTGSGANTHVETETLAKFELMDGAPVRGESIPIRLFLSPYELTPTYRNINNKFSVKYYLNLVLVDEEDRRYFKQQEITMFRLAETSVINQAVGA